agagagagagagagagagagagagaaagaagtaCCTCCGACGAGTGCAGCATAAGCTAGAGTGAATTTCTGGGACATTAACAAAGCCATTTTCCTCTTGTCACTGCCCGACCCTTCCTCGCCCTTGCTGTTATCACctccttctcctcctcctccgCCTCCTCCGCCGCCACCAGAGCCGTTACCGTTTCCGTTAGCGTCGGAACCGCCACCGGTATGATCGAAATCGGGTTGAGTCAAGTCAAGCGAAGTGGCCTTGGAGTCGGAAGTGACGGCGGCGTGGAGGTGGGGATTGTAACGCGTGAAGTAACGGAAAGCAGGGGAATGAGATTGAGAGCGAAAGAATATGGAGATGTTGGGAATGGAAGTGTGAGATCTTGTAAGAGAGAATGAGGGAAGAGTTGAACCTGTAACACCCAACCCACCTAAACCTACACTCTCTGCCATTGACCTTCTCCTTCCTTTCGATTTTGATTTCGTTTCAGTTTTAGATTTCGCCCTGTTCCACAACCTTCCTCTCGCCTCCGGCCCATGTTAATCCACCTTCGCAAAGCCCAAGCCCAAAGCCCATCCCACGCCCTTCAtacgttaaaaaaaattaactgatttgttttaattcatatgttttattataGTAGAGTGTTACGTACGCATTCATCTCAATAAAAGGGTGAAAACATAACTGAAAATTATAccataattttcatataaaaaatcaattatatcatAACTGATTATTTCAAGTTCGGAATAATGGGAATCAAATTTTTGTCTGAACTCTTTCCTTCATGCAAGAGATCACTATCTTTTGAAAAATCAGTACCCACGATTACGTGCAATAggttaaataaatatcaattaaatatatatatatatatatatatatatatatatatatatatatatatatatatatatatatatatatatatatatatatatatatatctacacAATGATCTCATCACCAATTACCATCTTAAAATGgatatttgtattttcttttgcatAATTGACACCTCCTTTGATGTCCCGAAAGGCTCATTAGATCGAATTTCATTCAAGTTATCAATACTTTTGAATCTCAACTTATCACTTTCATTaaagttaaaacatataatttaactttttaatttctttgaatatcatttaataaacaaattattattcattttacttAATTTCACTTTCTCAAGACCtgtaagtatatttttaatattaatttatattttgtatgtgtatgagaaaaaaaatcgcGGTAAAGTTATGGATAGTGCAAAGACTTTAAGTTAActgtttcaaattttttacatataaaatttatttaaatcgtaattaatttattattattatactacaTGTTTTGAAATATTGTATGATTCTCTCTCCTGCTTAATATTCCAAAACGATACTGCTAGTTTTGTTATAGTAAAACATCCAAAACATCATTAATCTAAAAGGATAAAAGTTGATTATGAGCATCTAACTCATTTGTAACATATAAAAAGTTCACAAGTATGTATAACTTTATACTGCATTATTAACTCCCTGGTGAATCTGACATATATCTGGGGAATCAAATTCCTCCATCACCAAGGGATGAACGTCAGTTGAGGGATTGTATTGCTGAATTACCATAACTGACGTGACAGTGGAAAAATCTGAAGAAGCAACAAAGCTTCCAACAGGTCCAAGCTCTGGACAGTCACTCTTGCTACCCAAAGGTGCCACTGGTGGCATTCTACCAACCAATATTAGGTTGCATCTATGCATTTCCTTCAATGCTGTCTCAATATCTGCTTTGCTTTCCACTAGCTTTTCCTCATACTTCATTGTCTCTTTGGTGTTGTTGTTGCATGCACTTAAAAACTCACTCCACAATTCATCATCTTTATCATCATAATCATTGACATCAACCATATCCATTGTTTTCCTATATTTCTTTGATGACACCTCAACACCGAACGCCAATGATGTCCCTGGTGGACTTACAAACTTAAGCACAGTGAGAAAAATACCCGGGTGCTCAGCCATTCTCATTCCATAACAAAGAGCTTCACGATCATCACGCCCTCCAAAGAAGGGTACCACTATCTTATAAGACACATCACTGGCTTGGACTTGGCTCGTCCCTCCAAGACCTCGATCAACAAAAATTCCCACAGAGCAAGGAGCATGACATAGCACAAGTTGATTCATCTCTTGGAATGAATGTCCCAGTGACTCCATCGATCCATCCACACGTTGGTGTTTGTGGAATGGAAGGATGATCATGGCTGCACGCTTTCTGTGAGCAGTAGTACAAATATCCTCGTGGATGCTATTGAGACCAGAAATGACTGTCATGGGTCGCACACTCACACTGCTCAATTTCTCATATGCCTGAAAAGCTATGATCATTTGATCTTTGCCATCCCGCTTCTTGTTACAAAAGGGCATGCCATTTTTGTGTGCTTTGTGAACCATTGTGATTGCCGAAGATCGCTCCGAAAGCTCCATCAAATGCGTTGCATAGATACAAAGCTTTCCTTTCCTTCCAGTTCCACGGGAACACTCTATTAGATTGATCAGCGAGGGAATGTTACGGGTGTTGTGGAAGCAAGCTAGCAATCGAAGCTCAGTGTCGGGATCTCGttgaattgttttgtgcttGTAAGGTGCTCCTCTGCGAGCTGGTTTATATATAGCCATGACTATtggggtggtgatgaaggtGGTGAACAGTGCCATGACAACACAAATGGCAAATGCTTGGTCATTCAGCACCTGCATTGTATAAGAAtgattcataaaaaatataagaacaaatGACAAATTCTTTTATAAGAAAGGACAAATAACAGACTTGTATTAAGAAATAGGGTGGTAGCATGGCTACCTTCCACAGAGATCTTTGACAATCAACATTGATCTTAAATActaagataaattattattgtttagaataaaaataacaatatttttctgACATAAATACCTTAAGGTCCCTCCCAATGTTGAGAACAATGAGTTCTACCAAGCCCTTTGTGTTCATGAGAAATCCAAGAGCCAGCGCTTCTCTGGAAGGCACCTTAAACAGTAATGAAACAACAGTAGTGCCAATAATCTTCCCAAAGCAAGCGTTGAATATAACAAGCATTAGCATTGCCCAAGAAAGACCTCCCTTAATTGTTGCTACATTAGTCTTCAAGCCACTTGACACAAAATATAGTGGCATGAAAAGGCCAGAAACCAAGTCTTCTATCCTTTCAGTCAACACCCCAGCAAAGGAACCTTCTTTGGGCATAACAGTACCAACCACAAAAGCCCCAAAGAGTGAATGAATTCCAATAGTATCAGTGACAAAACTACAAGCCAAAACCAAAGTCAATGTGATGCATATGTAGACCTCCTTCACTGGCTCACCCTCCAGGGAACGGTTAGCCATAGCCACAAGCAACGGCCTAATGGCAAAGACAACAAAGATGACAAAAGCAGCACCACAGAGCAATACCCAAAGAGGAACAAAGGGGGATGCATGAGAACCAGAAAGGGCTATGGCAAGAGCAAGAAGAATCCAAGCTGCAACATCATTGACAGCAGCAGCAGACATTGCAATGCGACCAACATCAGTGGTTAGGAGTTTAAGCTCCGCCAGGATCCTCGCAAGGACAGGGAAGGCGGTGATCGAGAGAGCAACACCCATAAAGACTAGAAAAGGAAATAGCTCAGCATCTTTGGATACAGTGGCTCGAAGAGCAATGGAAGTGCCAATCCCAAGAACAAAAGGCACAGTGATCCCACAGAGGGCAATGCCTAAGGCCTTGTGACCAGTACGTCGAATTGCACGCATGTCAAGCTCATGTCCCAcgagaaacaaaaagaacaaaagaccTATGTTGGCCAGTGTGTCAAGAACTGTGATGCTTTTCGCTGGAAAAACCGCATTCAGAAACTTCTCGTTTCGCCCAATTGCAGATGGCCCAAGTAGTATTCCTCCCTACAATTTTAACAACATTACTACTTATATTGACATACTCAACATTTTTATCCACTTtctacgaaaaaaaaaatgaaaaaagtttttttaacaatattttaataaaatgatgacactctgttataaaaaattgttaaaataaatatcagaACCAAATAAAATCCCTTTCCTTATAAATCACAAGTTCTTTTTTATAGAATTAGTCCTTTTAATGGACTTACACATGATACAAACTCAAGATGAGTAGTTAAACTTTAACAAGATTGACCCAAGTGTTGGGTAATTTGTTAGCtctattaaatatatatcatcTTTCTATATCTCTCTTCCTTGCGAGAAAGACATGCAAAGTGAacatttttgaataaaataacacCAACCGAATCCAgcagttaaaataataataaaaaaaaagaaatcctgGGCATGCCCATGTGCCTAAATTCATTATCACTGGAAGAGGAACCCCTTTTATAACAACGAGAACACACTTGGTTTTGATAACTGGATGGTGGGGTAAGAAAAACTTACTATGATTTCAGCAATGACTCTGGGTTGTCTGAGGGGTCTGAAGAGGAATGCAAGAAATCTGGTAAAAGTAACGACCAAACATATTTGGAGGATTAACAGAGGAAGAGCATAATCCAGAGGGTTTTCATGTTGGAACACTCCGTTGGACGTGGCCTTCATGGGTGCAGGGCATGATATGTTATTACCGCTGCCCATCGTGCTTTTCTCTCAAAATATACCACCACCAACAATCCTTAAACTATGTCGATTTTCACAAGAAAAACAGACTCACAACAACAACTACTTGTGTTGTTCTATGTTCTTCACGAATCTTCACAATCATCTAGGAGTCGAGCTCTCTATATATAGAGCGGGGTTAAACAGTGTGTAACTCTATGCAACCAATGACAACTAATTAGGTGCACTTGTTTGTGGTAGGACCAGTTGAAACCAGGATGGTTTACTCTCTTATAGATAACATCTTTCGTAaaccataaatttaatttcaaactgTAATCATTTGTTAAATtgcttttttaaaattaataaaatataaaatattcccATTATTATATATCacctataaattaaatttttgtcaaatattttatatttatattctcatattatttatatatatatatatatatatgggtcggtgaataatattttaaatacatttttgtaTATTTCAACAATTCTAGATATTTTTTAGAATGGGAGTGTTACagtaaatctataaatagaaagTTATGGGTGAAGTCGGTTCATGACATGTGTTACAGTAAAGATCTGACCTGATCTTAGTATCTATCTTAGTGCTTCTTTTCTGTCTCCGTAAAACATTgttaaattatcttaaattaaaaagaagaagatagaattaaaataattacttgtatatataaaaataatttttttcatttatttaagttaatgttaaatgttgttatattatatatgttatatgtATCAAACCGTTATAACATCATATACACTGATAAGAGGacaattacataattaataacataacGTAGAGTCCTGTAAATATAAAGATATCAAAttgtatttaaaagataataataatagactGAGATATTATACTACTAGTTATATCTATATCATTATCATATTAtatctatataataatattacttcttctttttcaatacTTGATTATCTAGTGttcttgtaaaatataattatcatatcatatcaagCAAATAacaatcacataaaataaaataagttagagttcatttaaaacttataagttttaaataaaaagataatataataataatttaaaaattattaacataattcttataatttatcaaatccgtatttaaaatacaaaatctcTAATagatcaattataaaaaaataaaaaatcacaaacgCGATTTCAGAAAGATTAGTATATTAACTAGTatcttaaatttatacttttatcattcttcaatgtttaaatatttcttgatccataaaatataatataataaattatatatctcaCAAATTCGACCACAATCAAGATTCTAAATAGAACGAATTTCTATCGATTCTCACCACCATAAAAACAAACTAGAATTATCGACAAAACAATTTTTCGCAAACAACTAAATTTTATCAACAATCAATAACTCgttgataattttgtttttcgtaaccattttaaaagtaatatttttgtttgaatcatcacaaagataaaatcaatagtgttgtttgaaataattgatGAACTCATAAAacgttttaattttaaaaaaaaaaatcttcatatGGGgaataatttacaaatttttaattttaacaaaatacatgtgcttaaattttgacaatttctttgcattattaatgattaatattttatgtcGCAAGCGTGtccgtgttttttttttctttttttttttttgagatctgctttttttagatataaaagttttaaattaatttaaaaaaaaaatattcgtTATTTAGTtagaaactttattttaaagttttgattattattaaaattttcactttttaataaataatttattttcataataaattacacccttaaaaattgtaataatgaaatattaaaatataccgAATAGATTCAGTAATTTTTTACCTACCTCtgttaatctaaaattttaacatttcccTGTACTTGTGAACTCTTCCTTGAAGCGtacaaaaatacttattttggaaacttttcttcttcttctttttatgaaataaactaatattattattgttacacaaaatatcattgttaaaaattgaattttaaatctaactcaaatttataaaattaatttataaagtgatgtatgtatctttttatataatctaaattagttttattatttatataatctaaattagttttattattaatcGAGATGAAACTTCCAACATGTATTTCTTCTGTtaagatataaaatttgaatattagaTTAGACATTAATAGATTGTTTGATAGGAATTCGATAGTAAATGGAACAATAGATCAAACCAATAACAAGTTTGGATAGAATGAACCCTAACTcatagtttttatataataaggatataattttatgttcaaCACATCTATACAAAATTGGCTTGTAATACGAAGTTAACattcatttataaattagtcttataaTTAGTCTATGTATTTAACTTTAACTCATTCTTATAAAATCGATCCTAAGCTTtacatgtatttataaattagtcaatgtaaaactttaaaacattaaaatacaaaattaaaaaataataaatatatttgttttaacagtaataatatataaaaatataaagcaaattaattttaagttgcAGAAAATAATAGcatgatgaaatttaaaataccGTTATAAAGTTGTCATGTTAACTTTATAaacgaattttttaaatttggaaatatattttgagaaattttttGTTAGTGTATAAATTGTCTCATCAATGTTATCATTCAGAATGCAATTTTGATCCTTTAGTGgatttatttaagatttaatcTTTCTAATAGTCTCTATTTTTGGTGATtattttcaattaggtccctcattttttctttttctcaattaggtccctatttttgaaaaattgaagcaattaggtcacaGTCGTTAGTTTTGTACTAATACCGTTAAAAAGGTTACACGTGTCAtctagtgattttttttaattttttaaatatatttgtaatttttttatttttattttaaactatttatttatttttttaaaattgccaTGTGTCAGtgatagtgccacgtgtcactgtcaGACCACGTGTtattagatttgtctcaatttggtccctatattttaatttgtctaAATTTGGTCCCtgcattcttattttgtcttaatttagtcctattttttcaaaaaactaaacaattttatttctctccaagttcaaacaaaattttatttgtatataaatctttacaaaaaaatttatacaaattaatttttttattagaaaaataaacaaattacaaataatattaaagaaatcatttaacctaaataatatgaatgagtaacttataaaatttaacatctcaataataaatatttttgtgaaggtaatctatacaagtatagtctcaatacttcctcaataattcataaaaagtttctagagttaaatatttcgatttgaaaaACATCATcactaataatttgcttaacaaaaataaatttaaagacaaaaatttggaaaatgtacataccgtgttttatttgggaaggaacaaatttttttaaatttttaaaaaaattaagactaaattgagacaaaataaaaatagaaggaccaaattggaacaaaataaaaatacagggatCAGATTGAAACAAACGCAATGACATGGGGTTtgacagtgacacgtggcactgttagtgccacctcacactgtcattgctacgtggcataatgtcaacttgacacgtgacaaattttatttttaaaagaaaaaaaaataaaaataattaaaaatatatttaaaaaattcaaaaaaaaaatcacgaactgacacgtgtcaccctttttaacggtgttagtacggaactaacgacagtgacataattgtttcaatttttcagaaatgagacctaattgagaaaaagaaaaaataagaaacttaattgaaaaaaatcatccAAAAATGAGGACTATAGAATTATTAAACCTTTACTTAATGACATACGCTCTTGAGGGAAACGAGTTTATTATTTTGGAACAGGTTCCTGCACATGGTGTTTTACATTGTCTTTGATTTGTAGTGTCTtacaaatagttaaaaaaatatttattctcaatgaaaaatttcttaattatatctttctttgcaaaatcGACATTCTTAAAGAACTGAACATTTACCAATTTTAAAACTTAGATATGGACCATAAAAAGTGTACCCATAAAGCTCCAACAAAGAAACAACTATTGTTTTCatattcatttgatttttttttttgttgtttcttttggATGCGGTTGCAATTTCCTTATCTTTTTTGTTCCCAGCCTTTATTCATTGAAGCATAGACAAGATGACcactttttgtattattttcaatatttcctctTCCTGAACATTATGTAGGATGAGGTCATTTAAAGACCAAATCTTTTCTTGACAATTATAAGTAATCTTGAATTCATCAAATTTTGTTAGAAGGGAAATCAAAACTAAATGAACTAATAAGTTCTTagacaattttaattaaagtgcatttaattttaaaacaatacagTACTACTCTTGATGATGTCTTTATCCATACATCTTCAAATTAGGTTTGTTCAGAGTCTATCTATCAGAAACTTTTCATTCttatcaaatttctttcaattcaagAAAGAAACTCCTTCgctatatttatgtttttaaatgtgTTCCAAAATGCTTATGAAATGAGCATTTTTCTAATCATTTGATTTTTAAACTCATGTGTCATTTCTCTCTTAGTTCCATTGAAAGTACGAGTATCGAGTAAAATACGTGACGAGTAATTATTGCCTGCGAGTAACAGGTaacgagtattttaatatttgtttctaaACAGGTCAGGTATAGATAGTATACCATCCGACCCACAGGTACCTGttaccctaaaaaaaataatttatattttttaatcaaatttaattaaaaataaaacaaaattatattttatcaagttaaatttaattaaaattaaattttaatttatatttaatttaatttatattacattatatataatttttgtaattttattttaaaatgtataaaatattttttttgggtaTTCACGGATATCcgtgagttttaaaatatctgcgAATATTTTCTAAACTAGTACCTGGAAGGGAGCAGTAAAATTTTATCCGACGGATTAGGTTACAAATAACTACCATACCCGATCTAACCTGTTACCATTCTTAATTGATAGTAAACTATCTCTAACGCATCAATATCTAAGatattgtattttcaaaattatttaaactatttaaaatataaatagaattgatATTGACATTAATATTGGCAGAATCATTATTCACAACTaaacataaaacattaaaaaatacttaaataaataagatataagTAAAGTATTAAGataatagtttaatattttatcatttaataaaattttatataataatatctcgTCACAATAGCATgttaataataagataatattaaatagtaagTCTTCATTCAGGATGATTTAACATTTACACAAAACATACTAATTATTAGATAACACCTTTGGTGTACATGCAATATTAATCATTCTTTCTTTAAGTTTGGATGTACATATCAAACTCCTaatcttttcatattttaaaataagttaatttaaacaATAGATTACTTTAATGACATATTGATTCAATTAATTActctcaaatatataaataaaatgaaaaaaaatatggtcATGATTGAgcaattaatttaagaaataaagaaatcaagttttcaatttttaacttaaaacatatatttcaattgaaaagatattcacatattcaattattaagatatttaaatatcaattagtcacgtcaaaatatatttaaaaataaaataaaatcatctaattatcatgatttttgttttgtaattattatattcagaaaatacatatattatttcactttaactaaaaagtttaatgtcttaatagatatttatttatgtcaataatttttaaataaaatctttttttacgatttaattaaatctttatttttgtaaaattgaatcaaaaacAGTTGGTATTAGATATTGTGTTATTTGGCATGTTTATTAGATAATGTTGATAATGTTGTTTCTGTTATTTGGCATGTTGAATCAAAAACAGTTGGTATTAGAAATTCAATTACAGAAAGACTCATCTCTTCACAATTGcgaaatagaaatgaaattggaaaaattttaaattttaatggaaACTCCCAAAAGTCAAAATGTTGGTTTTGGAAGTATCACTTGGACACTTGGAGTGGCTTTGTTGGAAGCTGGGAAGGCGTATTCCGTTAAATTTGGCCTTCATGGTTTTGGCTTGCTTCAGATGAAGATGAATATACCTTTTCTTGTTCCCATTTTGATACTTTCATTTATTCTTCTGCCTTGTTCTTTATCATGGGTTGTCGATGTCAAGATTTTTCCTGAGACAATATCTTCCATTTTTTAGGCATAACAGTGGGTCAAGTGCATCTGTCCGgagacaatatatttttttaatggttaaatttaaaactatatgtTAATGAGAGatcataatttcttaatttggaaaaataaaatattcaatgcattattaaagttttataaaaacaatgagtatacattaatttaaatataaataataaagaaatttatttaatgtggtTGACAATTTTCTCTTCTAGAAATAATAAACCAGATAGAGCGAGGaagtaaaaaaaaggaaagacaagaaagaaaaaacagaaacaaaagagatatatcatttatttactttgcatacgagaaaaaaaaagtaagaaagaaaTTACAAGTTAGGTggaaagttagaaaaaaaaaagataaatataaatatctattgaattaaatatatttttaaattttaaatattttcgtaaattta
This genomic stretch from Vigna radiata var. radiata cultivar VC1973A chromosome 7, Vradiata_ver6, whole genome shotgun sequence harbors:
- the LOC106766517 gene encoding cation/H(+) antiporter 19-like; its protein translation is MGSGNNISCPAPMKATSNGVFQHENPLDYALPLLILQICLVVTFTRFLAFLFRPLRQPRVIAEIIGGILLGPSAIGRNEKFLNAVFPAKSITVLDTLANIGLLFFLFLVGHELDMRAIRRTGHKALGIALCGITVPFVLGIGTSIALRATVSKDAELFPFLVFMGVALSITAFPVLARILAELKLLTTDVGRIAMSAAAVNDVAAWILLALAIALSGSHASPFVPLWVLLCGAAFVIFVVFAIRPLLVAMANRSLEGEPVKEVYICITLTLVLACSFVTDTIGIHSLFGAFVVGTVMPKEGSFAGVLTERIEDLVSGLFMPLYFVSSGLKTNVATIKGGLSWAMLMLVIFNACFGKIIGTTVVSLLFKVPSREALALGFLMNTKGLVELIVLNIGRDLKVLNDQAFAICVVMALFTTFITTPIVMAIYKPARRGAPYKHKTIQRDPDTELRLLACFHNTRNIPSLINLIECSRGTGRKGKLCIYATHLMELSERSSAITMVHKAHKNGMPFCNKKRDGKDQMIIAFQAYEKLSSVSVRPMTVISGLNSIHEDICTTAHRKRAAMIILPFHKHQRVDGSMESLGHSFQEMNQLVLCHAPCSVGIFVDRGLGGTSQVQASDVSYKIVVPFFGGRDDREALCYGMRMAEHPGIFLTVLKFVSPPGTSLAFGVEVSSKKYRKTMDMVDVNDYDDKDDELWSEFLSACNNNTKETMKYEEKLVESKADIETALKEMHRCNLILVGRMPPVAPLGSKSDCPELGPVGSFVASSDFSTVTSVMVIQQYNPSTDVHPLVMEEFDSPDICQIHQGVNNAV
- the LOC106765772 gene encoding protein FATTY ACID EXPORT 2, chloroplastic gives rise to the protein MAESVGLGGLGVTGSTLPSFSLTRSHTSIPNISIFFRSQSHSPAFRYFTRYNPHLHAAVTSDSKATSLDLTQPDFDHTGGGSDANGNGNGSGGGGGGGGGGEGGDNSKGEEGSGSDKRKMALLMSQKFTLAYAALVGVGGVMGFLKSGSQKSLLAGGLSASLLYYVYTELPGRPVFASSVGLGISAALLGVMGSRFKKSGKVFPAGVVSLVSLIMTGGYLHGIMRSAH